One window of the Longimicrobiaceae bacterium genome contains the following:
- a CDS encoding DUF4129 domain-containing protein, with translation MMAVWWQTPQEVQGALERVFSRPEFTERSASPLRELIGRALRSLVDLLRDLLPSFQLREGEGLALFVLVAVGFGALAGHLLLRVISHAGARKDGRGPQEARSQLAAPPASAAEWEALASSLAAAGRWRDAAFALYHGLLSRLAARGTVHLDPSKTPGDYRRESRRDPQAGRLLDRFLRGFEPVAFGARPADESDFGKLRDLASSAPEHAVDHG, from the coding sequence ATGATGGCAGTGTGGTGGCAGACCCCGCAGGAAGTTCAAGGGGCGCTGGAACGGGTCTTCTCCCGTCCAGAGTTCACCGAACGGTCCGCCTCGCCGCTCCGGGAGCTGATCGGCCGCGCACTGCGCTCGCTGGTCGACCTGCTGCGGGACCTCCTCCCCTCCTTCCAACTCCGCGAGGGCGAGGGTCTGGCGCTCTTCGTGCTCGTCGCTGTCGGCTTCGGAGCGCTGGCGGGGCATCTGCTGCTGCGGGTGATTTCGCACGCGGGGGCACGGAAGGATGGTCGCGGGCCGCAAGAAGCGCGATCCCAACTGGCTGCCCCTCCGGCGAGCGCGGCGGAGTGGGAGGCGCTCGCGTCTTCCCTGGCCGCGGCGGGGCGATGGCGGGACGCTGCCTTCGCGCTGTATCACGGCCTGCTGAGCAGACTGGCCGCACGCGGAACAGTCCATCTAGATCCTTCGAAGACGCCCGGAGACTACCGCCGGGAGAGCCGACGCGACCCGCAGGCGGGCCGACTACTCGATCGGTTCCTGCGGGGGTTCGAACCGGTGGCCTTCGGAGCCCGCCCGGCCGACGAGAGCGACTTCGGAAAGCTGCGCGACCTTGCCAGCTCGGCGCCCGAGCATGCAGTCGACCATGGGTGA
- a CDS encoding OsmC family protein — MDAEELRAIQAPLKDRYREDPAAGLVTLRAEGRLGENLSCRVETGRSLVEAGLHPATGGTGELACSGDMLLEALVACAGVTMKAVATAIGVDLLSGTIRAEGDLDFRGTLGVARDAPVGFVAIRLSAELDTSADAAQLATLLKLTERYCVVLQTLQGGVKVNLEASPAR, encoded by the coding sequence GTGGACGCGGAAGAACTCCGGGCCATCCAGGCGCCCCTGAAGGATCGCTACCGGGAGGATCCGGCGGCAGGACTGGTGACGCTGCGCGCAGAGGGGCGCCTCGGCGAGAACCTCTCCTGCCGTGTGGAGACTGGTCGGTCGCTCGTCGAAGCGGGTTTGCACCCGGCCACAGGAGGCACGGGCGAGCTGGCCTGCTCGGGCGATATGCTTCTGGAGGCGCTGGTGGCGTGCGCCGGCGTGACGATGAAGGCGGTGGCGACGGCCATCGGCGTCGACCTCCTCTCCGGGACGATTCGAGCCGAGGGCGACCTCGACTTCCGCGGCACGCTGGGCGTAGCGCGCGATGCGCCGGTGGGCTTCGTTGCGATTCGATTGAGCGCCGAGCTCGACACCTCCGCCGACGCGGCCCAGCTGGCGACCCTGCTGAAGCTGACGGAGCGCTACTGCGTGGTTCTGCAGACTCTTCAGGGCGGCGTGAAGGTGAACCTGGAAGCCTCGCCGGCTCGTTGA
- the pgm gene encoding phosphoglucomutase (alpha-D-glucose-1,6-bisphosphate-dependent), producing MSRHPLAGKPAPRELLINVPRLLSRYYTSPPDPSQPGQRVTFGTSGHRGTSLESSFNEDHILATCQAIAEYRKAEGIDGPLYLAMDTHALSEAAFTTALEVFAANDVDLVVDRELGYTPTPAVSHAILIHNRGGNRGRADGVVITPSHNPPQDGGIKYNPPTGGPADTSTTAVIEKRANELLESDLRGVKRVRLSEALASSRTHRHDYVGSYVAELGEVLNLEAVAAEGLRIGADPLGGSSLSYWDPIAERYGLKIEVTNRAIDPAFSFMRVDRDGKIRMDCSSPDAMAGLIDLKDRFDIAFGNDPDADRHGIVTPDGLLNPNHYLAVAIHYLYGNRPDWPASAGVGKTLVSSSMIDRVAEDLGRRLDEVPVGFKWFVPGLLDGSIGFGGEESAGASFLRRNGTVWTTDKDGILLSLLAAEITAVTGRHPGEHYRALEERFGSPVYERIDAPATREEKARLSRLSPEMVTAHELAGDPIVAKLTRASGNNAPIGGLKVVTANGWFAARPSGTEDVYKIYAESFRGPDHLRRIQEEAREIVSAALRG from the coding sequence ATGTCCCGTCACCCGCTCGCGGGCAAGCCCGCTCCTCGGGAGCTCCTGATCAATGTGCCGCGCCTGCTGAGTCGCTATTACACGAGCCCGCCGGACCCCTCGCAACCCGGGCAGCGCGTGACCTTCGGGACCTCGGGACACCGCGGCACCTCGCTGGAGAGCAGCTTCAACGAGGACCACATCCTGGCCACCTGTCAGGCGATCGCCGAGTACCGTAAGGCTGAGGGGATCGACGGGCCCCTGTACCTGGCGATGGACACGCACGCCCTCTCCGAAGCGGCGTTCACCACGGCGCTCGAGGTCTTCGCCGCGAACGACGTGGACCTGGTTGTGGATCGGGAGCTCGGTTACACGCCTACTCCCGCCGTCTCACACGCCATCCTGATCCACAATCGCGGCGGCAATAGGGGAAGGGCGGACGGGGTGGTGATCACACCCTCGCACAATCCGCCTCAGGATGGGGGGATCAAGTACAATCCACCGACCGGCGGTCCGGCCGATACTTCCACGACGGCGGTCATCGAAAAGAGGGCGAACGAGCTGCTCGAATCAGATCTCAGAGGGGTGAAGCGGGTTCGCTTGTCGGAGGCGCTCGCCTCGTCGCGCACGCACCGCCACGACTATGTAGGCTCCTACGTCGCGGAGCTCGGCGAGGTGCTGAACCTGGAGGCGGTGGCGGCGGAAGGACTGCGTATCGGGGCTGATCCGCTGGGCGGCTCCAGCCTGTCGTACTGGGACCCTATTGCCGAGCGTTACGGCCTGAAGATCGAGGTAACCAACCGGGCCATCGACCCGGCTTTCTCCTTCATGCGGGTGGATCGGGACGGGAAGATCCGAATGGACTGCTCCTCGCCCGACGCCATGGCCGGCCTCATCGACCTGAAGGATCGCTTCGACATCGCCTTCGGGAACGACCCCGACGCTGACCGCCACGGGATCGTCACGCCCGACGGGCTCCTGAACCCGAACCACTACCTCGCCGTAGCGATCCACTATCTCTACGGCAATCGCCCCGATTGGCCGGCGTCGGCCGGTGTCGGCAAGACCCTGGTCTCCAGCTCCATGATCGACCGGGTAGCCGAGGATCTCGGTCGCCGGCTGGACGAGGTTCCGGTTGGATTCAAGTGGTTCGTTCCCGGCCTGCTCGATGGCTCCATCGGCTTTGGGGGAGAGGAGAGCGCCGGCGCTTCGTTCCTCCGCCGCAACGGCACGGTCTGGACGACCGACAAGGACGGCATTCTCCTCTCCTTGCTCGCCGCGGAGATCACCGCCGTTACCGGCCGGCACCCGGGTGAGCACTATCGCGCGCTGGAGGAGCGCTTCGGATCCCCCGTCTACGAGCGGATCGACGCCCCCGCCACGCGCGAAGAAAAAGCCCGGCTGTCTCGGCTCTCGCCGGAGATGGTCACCGCCCACGAGCTGGCGGGGGATCCGATCGTGGCCAAGCTGACCCGCGCATCGGGAAATAACGCCCCGATCGGCGGGCTGAAGGTGGTGACCGCCAACGGCTGGTTCGCCGCTCGCCCCTCCGGCACGGAGGACGTGTACAAAATCTACGCGGAGAGCTTCCGAGGACCCGATCACCTGAGGCGCATCCAGGAGGAAGCAAGGGAGATCGTGAGCGCCGCGCTGCGGGGTTGA
- a CDS encoding glycoside hydrolase family 2 TIM barrel-domain containing protein: MRKTSQWIDLRLARAASLATFVALAAVAGPAASQDASQDIPLPEHPRPDLQRPDWVNLNGAWNFQFDPSDAGQDQGWPSRGLPTPRRITVPFGWGSPLSGVPDSADIGWYERTIRVPEDWSGQRVFLVVGAADWHTTAWLDGELLGTHQGGYVPFEFELTPHLRPGEEQRLVLRIDDAAREFKLEGKQGYGNVRGIWQTPYLEARGSTPIRSIHFSPDIHESRVQVEATLLEPASAAGTLTLEFADSSVSSVTQRVRAGEQVVRFSVPIPDAHLWSLDDPYLYEVTARLAAGGAEDELHTYFGMREISVVDLPGTDYRYVAINGEPIYLQLTLDQAYHPEGYYTFPSDEFVRNEVLRARQIGLNGLRVHIKVPLTRKLYWADRLGMLIMEDLPNSWGEPDADARTESEATLRAMIERDYNHPSVFSWILFNETWGLRHRDGDQEVYRPETKEWVVSMVRLAKDLDPTRLVEDNSVCCGVGHTETDLNTWHSYLPGWEWEEHLRIISDSTYPGSGWNFEDGWEQARQPNLNSEFGNVWGYEGSTGDVDYTWDYHRAIEAFRRHPKVAGWLYTEHHDVINEWNGYWRYDRSDKVTGLDELVPGMSLRDFHSPIYVAMEGPLSREVQSGETVSVPLRASFLTGHDGYGNSLRLVTELYWWDALGRRQTQGAQSRTIPYRPWMIDDLEPLSITMPEGPAVAVLTLRIEDAAGAVLGRNFTTFVVNGETPSTMQLEGGRTGRLVSFEPASFTAAEWSRKQWNVLDGLKVNGAGSGFFEYRIPWPSGLSADGLQSVTFIAELGAKQLFGKDQEGAAAIEGDFMRGEGTHDPSRNPNSYPMTDETPFPSAVTLRVNGVVAGTEELHDDAADHRGILSWHSQLQDRRLREAGSYGQLVRIALPQEALRRAQQAGELVLRLEVDEALPGGLAIYGQRFGRFPLDPTLVFVER, translated from the coding sequence ATGCGAAAGACAAGTCAGTGGATCGACCTGCGGCTGGCACGTGCCGCGTCTCTGGCAACCTTCGTCGCGCTGGCGGCGGTCGCGGGTCCGGCGGCGAGTCAGGACGCAAGCCAGGACATTCCTCTCCCGGAGCACCCGCGACCGGATCTCCAGCGACCGGACTGGGTGAACCTGAACGGCGCCTGGAACTTCCAGTTCGACCCGTCGGATGCCGGGCAGGACCAGGGATGGCCCTCCCGAGGTCTGCCGACACCGCGCCGGATCACGGTTCCTTTCGGCTGGGGATCTCCGCTCTCGGGAGTGCCGGATAGCGCGGACATCGGGTGGTACGAGCGAACCATCCGCGTCCCGGAGGACTGGAGCGGGCAGCGCGTCTTCCTGGTGGTGGGTGCGGCGGACTGGCACACGACCGCCTGGCTCGACGGTGAGCTGCTGGGGACCCACCAGGGCGGCTATGTTCCCTTCGAGTTCGAGCTGACGCCCCACCTGCGACCCGGGGAGGAGCAGCGCCTCGTCCTCCGCATCGACGACGCGGCGCGCGAGTTCAAGCTCGAGGGGAAGCAGGGCTACGGCAACGTGCGCGGCATCTGGCAAACCCCCTACCTGGAAGCCCGCGGCAGCACCCCGATCCGCAGCATTCATTTCTCTCCTGACATCCACGAGAGCCGCGTACAGGTCGAGGCGACGCTGCTGGAGCCCGCCTCCGCGGCCGGTACTCTCACGCTCGAGTTCGCCGACTCGTCCGTTTCCTCGGTCACCCAGCGGGTTCGGGCCGGCGAGCAGGTCGTTCGCTTCTCCGTCCCCATCCCCGATGCGCACCTCTGGTCGCTCGACGACCCGTATCTCTACGAGGTGACCGCCCGGCTCGCCGCGGGGGGAGCGGAGGACGAGTTGCACACCTACTTCGGTATGCGCGAGATCTCGGTGGTCGACCTCCCCGGCACCGACTACCGCTACGTTGCCATCAACGGCGAGCCCATCTACCTGCAGCTGACGCTGGACCAGGCCTACCACCCCGAGGGTTACTACACCTTCCCGAGCGACGAATTCGTGCGGAATGAGGTGTTGCGCGCCCGCCAGATCGGACTGAACGGCCTGCGTGTGCACATCAAGGTGCCGCTGACCCGGAAGCTCTACTGGGCGGATCGCCTGGGAATGCTGATCATGGAGGACCTCCCTAACTCCTGGGGAGAGCCGGACGCCGATGCACGGACGGAGTCCGAGGCGACGCTGCGCGCGATGATCGAGCGCGACTACAACCATCCGTCCGTCTTCTCCTGGATTCTCTTCAACGAGACCTGGGGGCTCCGGCACCGGGACGGCGACCAGGAGGTCTACCGCCCGGAGACCAAGGAGTGGGTCGTCTCCATGGTCCGCCTCGCCAAGGATCTGGATCCCACGCGGCTGGTGGAGGACAACTCCGTCTGCTGCGGCGTCGGTCACACCGAGACAGACCTCAACACCTGGCACTCTTATCTCCCTGGTTGGGAGTGGGAGGAGCACCTGCGGATCATCAGCGACAGCACCTATCCGGGTTCAGGGTGGAACTTCGAGGATGGGTGGGAGCAGGCTCGCCAGCCCAACCTCAACAGCGAGTTCGGCAACGTCTGGGGATACGAGGGGTCCACCGGAGACGTGGATTACACCTGGGACTATCACCGGGCGATCGAGGCCTTCCGACGCCACCCGAAAGTCGCCGGGTGGCTCTACACCGAGCACCACGACGTCATCAACGAGTGGAACGGCTACTGGCGCTACGACCGCTCCGACAAGGTGACCGGACTCGACGAGCTGGTCCCGGGAATGTCGCTGCGCGACTTCCACTCGCCGATCTACGTCGCCATGGAGGGCCCGCTCAGCCGCGAAGTGCAGAGCGGGGAGACCGTGAGTGTACCGCTGCGTGCATCCTTCCTGACCGGCCACGACGGTTACGGGAATTCCCTCCGCCTCGTCACCGAGCTGTATTGGTGGGACGCTCTGGGGCGCCGACAGACGCAGGGCGCACAGTCGCGGACCATCCCGTACCGGCCGTGGATGATCGATGACCTGGAGCCCCTCTCGATCACCATGCCCGAGGGGCCTGCGGTGGCGGTGCTGACGCTGCGCATCGAGGACGCCGCCGGGGCGGTCCTGGGACGAAACTTTACCACCTTCGTGGTCAACGGTGAGACTCCCTCGACCATGCAGCTCGAGGGTGGACGAACCGGCCGTCTGGTCTCCTTCGAGCCAGCGAGCTTCACCGCGGCCGAATGGTCGCGCAAACAATGGAACGTGCTGGACGGCCTGAAGGTGAACGGGGCCGGATCGGGATTCTTCGAGTACCGGATCCCGTGGCCTTCCGGCCTCAGCGCGGACGGACTGCAATCGGTCACGTTCATCGCCGAGTTGGGGGCGAAGCAGCTGTTCGGCAAGGACCAGGAGGGCGCCGCCGCAATCGAGGGCGACTTCATGCGGGGCGAGGGGACTCACGATCCTAGCCGCAACCCGAATTCCTATCCGATGACCGATGAGACCCCGTTCCCCAGCGCGGTGACGCTGCGGGTGAACGGGGTCGTAGCGGGGACCGAAGAATTGCACGATGATGCCGCGGACCACCGCGGAATCCTCTCCTGGCATTCGCAGCTGCAGGACCGCAGGCTGCGGGAGGCGGGTTCCTACGGGCAACTGGTGAGGATCGCCCTGCCGCAGGAGGCGTTGCGGCGGGCGCAGCAGGCGGGTGAGTTGGTGCTGCGCCTGGAGGTGGACGAGGCCCTGCCGGGTGGGCTCGCCATCTACGGGCAACGCTTCGGCCGCTTCCCGCTCGACCCGACCCTGGTCTTCGTGGAACGCTGA
- a CDS encoding PAS domain S-box protein, with protein sequence MSDRPAAVLPGLDHREETLAFLLSAGDLLASSLDLRETLTSVAQLIVPGLADFVVIDLLQPDGSLRREQSVHLDPEKHRALRRVPPIAPPRAGKANIIDAPEPILLPPGSDFADEAALPPGYLPLARAAGARSLIFAPLSIRDRVIGAMLIGRSQGEEPYEQGHFELVLGLAARAATALDHALRYATAERAREEAELSSAALQRLVRASDYVMVEFDAEGRFLSIAETSAPADYLARDQLIGRTIHEVFPLETADRFAGWIATALREGCSVDIEYPLRIGPRTVWFAGSVSPIGDDRGVWLVRDVTARKVAEEALAESERRFRSTFDQAAVGISHIELGGRFLRVNRRLAEIVGYSRDELLRLTFRDITYPADRDAHEAQTQRLLAGEIESYTIEKRYVHKSGGVIWVSVTGSVVRKEDGRPDYLISVIQDISDRKALEEQLIRAQKMEAVGRMAGGVAHEFNNALTTITGFADLALRTLPAHDPLRPDIEEISRAAWRAAGVAGRLMAFSSKEASQPEIVELGSVMADTQRMLAQLIGEDIELELDLHAEPTYVRADRRELEQVMVNLAVNARDAMPQGGKLSVRTTPVRLGAEAARRLGDLPPDEYVCLSVEDTGEGMTPEVREKIFDPFFTTKSGGKGTGLGLSVVYGIVKRSGGRIDVESTPGKGTVFRIYLPRLRKPSRSVVVAGEAPPIAAPSERVLLVEDDSGVRTLAERVMRRLGYEVFVASTPTEALQALEEGRRFDLLVTDLVLPGMSGRELARRLSAALPGLCVLFTSGYNSDQVLRREIEKEQQAFLAKPFAPEELERALRSALER encoded by the coding sequence ATGAGTGACAGACCCGCCGCGGTGCTCCCCGGGCTCGACCACCGGGAGGAGACGCTCGCCTTCCTGCTCAGTGCGGGCGACCTGCTCGCCTCCTCGCTGGATCTCAGAGAGACGCTCACTTCCGTCGCCCAGCTGATCGTGCCCGGTCTGGCGGATTTCGTGGTGATCGATCTTCTGCAGCCGGACGGCAGCCTTCGCCGTGAGCAGAGCGTGCACCTCGACCCGGAGAAGCACCGCGCTCTCCGCCGCGTCCCGCCGATCGCGCCGCCGCGAGCCGGCAAAGCGAACATCATCGACGCTCCCGAACCGATCCTGCTCCCCCCGGGAAGCGATTTCGCGGACGAGGCCGCGCTGCCGCCGGGATACCTGCCACTGGCTCGGGCCGCCGGCGCGCGTTCGCTGATCTTTGCCCCGCTCTCCATCCGCGACCGGGTCATCGGAGCGATGTTGATCGGCCGGTCGCAAGGTGAGGAGCCCTACGAGCAGGGTCACTTCGAGCTCGTGCTGGGGCTGGCGGCGCGAGCGGCCACCGCCCTGGATCACGCTCTTCGCTACGCCACCGCCGAGCGGGCGCGGGAGGAAGCGGAGCTTTCGAGTGCGGCGCTGCAGAGGCTGGTCCGGGCGAGCGACTATGTAATGGTCGAGTTCGATGCCGAGGGCCGCTTCCTCAGCATTGCGGAGACCTCCGCCCCGGCGGACTACCTCGCTCGCGACCAGCTCATCGGACGAACCATCCACGAAGTTTTTCCGCTTGAGACAGCGGACCGGTTCGCGGGCTGGATCGCCACCGCCCTGCGAGAGGGCTGCAGCGTCGACATCGAGTACCCACTTCGGATCGGCCCGCGGACGGTCTGGTTTGCGGGGTCGGTCTCGCCGATTGGGGATGATCGCGGGGTATGGCTGGTGCGCGACGTGACCGCGCGAAAGGTGGCCGAGGAAGCGCTTGCGGAGAGCGAGCGACGCTTCCGCTCCACTTTCGATCAGGCCGCCGTGGGGATCTCACACATCGAGCTCGGGGGCCGCTTCCTGCGGGTGAACCGGCGGCTGGCCGAGATCGTCGGGTACTCCAGAGACGAGCTACTACGCCTCACCTTCCGCGACATCACCTACCCGGCCGACCGCGACGCGCACGAAGCCCAGACCCAGCGGCTACTCGCCGGCGAGATCGAGAGCTACACGATTGAGAAGCGGTACGTCCACAAGTCCGGCGGGGTCATCTGGGTGAGCGTTACCGGATCGGTCGTTCGTAAGGAGGATGGTCGACCCGACTACCTCATCTCCGTCATTCAGGATATCTCCGACCGGAAGGCGCTGGAGGAGCAGCTCATCCGGGCGCAGAAGATGGAGGCCGTGGGACGCATGGCGGGCGGCGTCGCGCACGAGTTCAACAACGCACTGACGACGATCACCGGCTTTGCCGACCTCGCGTTGCGTACGCTGCCGGCCCACGACCCTCTCCGCCCGGACATCGAGGAGATCTCGCGGGCGGCCTGGCGTGCCGCCGGGGTTGCGGGGCGCCTGATGGCCTTCAGCAGTAAGGAGGCGAGTCAGCCGGAGATCGTCGAACTCGGGAGCGTGATGGCGGACACACAGCGTATGCTCGCCCAGCTCATCGGGGAGGATATAGAGCTGGAGCTGGACCTCCACGCGGAACCCACCTACGTCCGCGCCGACCGTCGTGAGCTCGAGCAGGTGATGGTCAATCTGGCCGTCAATGCCCGGGACGCCATGCCGCAGGGCGGCAAGCTGTCGGTCCGCACCACGCCCGTCCGGCTGGGGGCTGAAGCCGCCCGGCGGCTAGGCGACCTCCCCCCGGACGAATATGTGTGCCTCTCGGTGGAGGATACGGGGGAGGGGATGACGCCCGAGGTGCGCGAGAAGATCTTCGACCCCTTCTTCACCACCAAATCCGGCGGAAAGGGCACCGGACTCGGCCTCTCCGTCGTCTACGGGATCGTGAAGCGCTCGGGCGGCCGAATCGATGTGGAGAGCACGCCGGGGAAGGGAACGGTCTTCCGCATCTACCTGCCCCGCCTCAGAAAGCCGAGCAGGTCGGTGGTGGTAGCAGGCGAGGCGCCGCCGATAGCCGCCCCCTCCGAACGAGTGCTCCTGGTAGAGGACGACAGCGGCGTGCGAACGCTGGCCGAGCGGGTGATGAGGCGGCTGGGCTACGAGGTATTCGTCGCCTCGACGCCGACTGAGGCTCTGCAAGCCCTCGAGGAGGGTCGGCGCTTCGACCTTCTGGTGACGGACCTGGTACTGCCGGGAATGAGCGGCCGAGAGCTGGCTCGGCGACTGTCGGCGGCTCTCCCGGGTCTTTGCGTGCTCTTCACCTCGGGCTACAACAGCGACCAGGTCCTCCGGCGGGAGATCGAGAAGGAGCAGCAAGCCTTCCTGGCGAAGCCGTTCGCTCCCGAGGAGCTGGAGCGCGCCCTGCGAAGCGCGCTGGAGAGGTGA
- a CDS encoding TolC family protein — MNQTVRSPFVPSPARIAGLLVVLGLFVGAAPLTAQSGKKVNLTLESAVRMTIDDSYRVRRLRLDVERTRSLLQAQRAGLKSRVFMNFQTPEFERISESKWNSTLGRNEIVREHSQRWQFDFSIEQPVILFGYPTNGYLSLNNRVYRYTQFAEDEDQDDVRYYNRYFVQYRQPFFQPNYLKNNLEEAELDLESSELAFQADAVSIIQDVADAYYDLFRVGYQRLILADLVENLENAAAMARERVALDSSLVIEANQVQVALANARAELEQTQSNYRLESSQMKQRLRLPEEDSLVIDLDLSVVPLEVDLQEAISYGLNLRPQLRRLGIDERRNEIWAQEARGNNGFRLNLEVTYGREMQDPVLRDLMDDPSNSYTVGVSGYVPIWDWGARSARVQAQRLSLERVRLSIEETEEAIRREIGNVVRNLEEYQQRAINMQENLELARQVSAMSMAQYSAGRGTMLDLVQAFERQADTAENFLDAFLGYREAILDLQAITYYDFEHDMPVLERFQLQDSST; from the coding sequence ATGAATCAGACGGTGCGCTCTCCCTTCGTACCCTCCCCTGCGCGTATCGCCGGGCTTCTCGTAGTTCTCGGGCTTTTCGTCGGCGCGGCCCCGCTCACCGCTCAGAGCGGAAAGAAGGTGAACCTCACGCTGGAGTCGGCGGTGCGGATGACGATCGACGACAGCTACCGCGTGCGGCGGCTGCGACTGGACGTGGAGCGCACGCGGAGCCTGCTCCAGGCGCAGCGCGCCGGCTTGAAGTCGCGGGTGTTCATGAACTTCCAGACGCCCGAATTCGAGCGCATCTCGGAGAGTAAGTGGAACTCGACCCTCGGGCGCAACGAGATCGTGCGTGAGCACTCACAGCGCTGGCAGTTCGATTTCTCCATCGAGCAGCCGGTCATCCTGTTCGGTTATCCGACCAACGGCTATCTGTCGCTCAACAACCGGGTCTACCGCTACACCCAGTTTGCGGAGGACGAGGACCAGGACGACGTCCGCTATTACAACCGGTACTTCGTGCAGTACCGACAGCCGTTCTTTCAACCGAACTACCTCAAGAACAACCTGGAGGAGGCGGAGCTGGACCTGGAGAGCTCCGAGCTGGCCTTCCAGGCGGACGCCGTCAGCATCATCCAAGACGTCGCCGACGCCTATTATGATCTCTTTCGCGTCGGCTATCAGCGCCTGATTCTGGCAGACCTCGTCGAGAATCTCGAGAACGCGGCTGCCATGGCGCGGGAACGGGTGGCTCTCGATTCGTCACTGGTGATCGAGGCCAATCAGGTGCAGGTTGCGCTGGCGAATGCCCGGGCCGAGCTCGAGCAGACGCAGAGCAACTACCGGCTGGAGTCCTCGCAGATGAAGCAGCGGCTTCGCCTGCCAGAAGAAGACTCGCTGGTGATCGATCTCGACCTCTCGGTGGTCCCGCTCGAGGTGGATCTGCAGGAGGCGATCAGCTACGGATTGAACCTGCGTCCCCAGCTGCGCAGGCTCGGCATCGACGAGCGACGCAACGAGATCTGGGCGCAGGAGGCCCGCGGCAACAACGGCTTCCGCCTCAACCTCGAGGTGACCTACGGTCGCGAGATGCAGGATCCCGTGCTGCGGGACCTCATGGACGACCCCAGCAACAGCTACACGGTCGGTGTCTCCGGATACGTGCCGATCTGGGACTGGGGTGCGCGTAGTGCCCGCGTCCAGGCTCAGCGGCTCAGCCTGGAACGTGTGAGGCTGTCGATCGAGGAAACGGAGGAGGCCATCCGTCGCGAGATCGGCAACGTCGTGCGCAACCTGGAGGAATACCAGCAGCGAGCGATCAACATGCAGGAGAACCTGGAGCTGGCTCGCCAGGTCTCGGCCATGAGCATGGCGCAGTACTCCGCCGGCCGCGGGACGATGCTAGACCTGGTCCAGGCCTTCGAGCGGCAGGCTGACACCGCCGAGAACTTCCTCGACGCTTTTCTTGGCTACCGGGAAGCGATCCTGGACCTGCAGGCGATCACCTACTATGACTTCGAGCACGACATGCCCGTGCTCGAACGTTTCCAGCTACAGGACAGCTCCACTTGA
- a CDS encoding BlaI/MecI/CopY family transcriptional regulator — MSDPVHLHLSRRESQIMDVIYQLGEASVAEVVERIPDQPGYNTVRNTMAILERKGHLRHRREGQRYLYAPRDPVENAKTSALRHLLHTFFDGSLPKAVVALLSASDQRLTDKELDEIAEYIERVRRGEK, encoded by the coding sequence ATGAGCGATCCGGTCCATCTCCACCTGAGCCGCCGCGAGAGCCAGATCATGGACGTGATCTACCAGCTCGGTGAGGCGAGCGTGGCGGAGGTGGTGGAGCGCATCCCCGATCAGCCGGGCTACAATACCGTCCGGAACACCATGGCGATCCTCGAGCGGAAGGGTCACTTGCGGCACCGGCGCGAAGGGCAGCGCTACCTGTACGCTCCGCGGGACCCGGTGGAGAACGCCAAGACCTCCGCCCTGCGTCACCTGCTGCACACCTTCTTTGACGGCTCCCTGCCGAAGGCCGTGGTCGCGCTGCTCAGCGCCTCCGATCAGAGGCTTACCGACAAGGAGCTGGACGAGATCGCCGAGTACATCGAGCGCGTTCGGCGGGGAGAGAAGTAG